In the Blattabacterium sp. (Blattella germanica) str. Bge genome, TTTTGCATAGGCTTGAGAAAGCAATTCTGTCATACCATATTCCGAGTGAATTTCCTTTACACAAAAAAATTTTTTCAATAAATTGTGTAATTCTTCTCTAATTATTTCTTTTCTTTTTCCCTTCATTCCTCCTGTTTCCATAACAATCACGTTTTCTTGATTCCCATTTTTTCCCACATATTCTATGAAATCTAATAAAGAAAAACTAAGTCCAAAAATGAAAATATTTTTTTGATCAGGAATAATAAGATTTTTATTATAGTCATAAATAAAATGACTTCCATTTTGAATGGTTTTTTGTATAAAATATTTTACCATGTAAATTAAAGAAGAATCCTTTCTATCAAGAGGAAAAAATCCTAAAAATTTGAATTTTTCTATTGGTCCATAAAAGAATTCAAATCCTTTTCTAATACTGTTCATATAAACACTTAAATCTGCTACATAATGTTTACTTTTTATTCCTGTAGTTCCACTACTAGTGAAAATGATATCTGGAATGCTAGTTTTACTACTCCAAATACAATGTGTTTTGAAAAAAGAAATAGGTAAAAAAGGAATTTTAGAAATATTTTTTATTTTCATTGGATCAATCTTCAATAATTGAAGATAGTTTCTATAAATTTTGTTATTTGCAATTTGATAATGAAATATATCCAATGCTAAATTTTCAAATTCTTTTTTAGATAATATCGAAAAAATCTTCTTTTTAAAGCTCATTTTAAAATTTTAAAAAAAAATATAATTCTTTCAATTTGTTAAATAAATATCCTTTTCTAGAGAAAAAAAATTGAAATTCTTTTTCAAAGGAATTTTTAAAAAAACTATAAGGAATTATATTGATTTTTTGATTTGCTTCTTTTAGAAAAAAAAGACATATTGAAATACAAAAAAAATATTTCGTCATGCCTAATATTCCACCAAAAAATCTGTCTACAGGTTTCATCCATGCAATCATCATAATAAATTCTATTAATTTTTTAGACCAAAAAGCTAAAAAAATTATAGAAATAAAAAAAACAATTAAAGAAGAAACTAGAAAAAGATAGGATTCTTTGCTTACTACATTGATTTTTTGAATTAAGTCAAATACAAAGTTTCCTTTGTAAATAAGGATTAAAAATATCATGAATCCAAAAAATTGAGAAATTAAACCTTTTTGATATCCATGATATCCTCCATATAAAACTAGAATGATAATAATTATATCTAATACTAACATAAATGGAAAAAAAATTTCTGCAACAATTTCATATCAATTGGAATAAAGTCATGTTATACATACGAAATCATTTTTCCATAGAAGGAAAAATTGATATCATTGGAATTATTTACTTAATAGGAATTCAAGAACTAGGCAAAGGTAAAAATAGATTTTTAAATAAAGAAGATAAAATCAATATTCTACATATTGCAATATGTAGAATACTAGAACCTTTTGGTTATTATTCGTTCCTTGGAAGAGATAAGGAAGGATGGCCTCATTATATATTGAAAACAAAGATTCCTTTTAATCAGGAAGAACAATTGTTTTTAATTCAAAAAGCTATCATTCGTTATATGAGTGAAGAAAATATTATAGAATAAATATGGATCAAAAAATAGATCAAATAAAAAAAGAAATCAAATGTTTTCATATTAAAACATATAATGATTTAGAAACATTTAGAATTAAATTTTTAGGAAAAAAAAGAGGAATTCTAACAATATTATTCAAAGAATTAAAAAAAATATCCATTCATAAAAGAAAAATTTATGGAAAAATTATTAATGAATTAAAAAAAGAAGTTCAAAAAAAAATTTTTTACTACAAATCCAAAAATGACAATGAAAAAATACTTAAGTACGATCCGACTCTTCCTGGAAAATCTATAGAAATAGGATCCATTCATCCCCTATCTATGATCAAAAATAGAATCATAGATATTTTTCTAAAAATTGGATTTTCTTATGTAGACGGTCCTGAAATAGAAGATGATTGGCACAATTTTACGGCTTTAAATATTCCAATCTTTCATCCATCTAGAGATATGCAAGACACATTTTTTTTATGTCAAAGTCCAGATATTTTGTTGCGGACACATACTTCATCTATACAAATACGATACATGAAAAAACATCGTCCGCCTTTTCGTGTTTTATCTATAGGAAAAGTATATAGAAATGAAACTATTTCATCACGTTCAAATTTCATGTTTCATCAAGCAGAAGGGTTTTATATAGATAAAAAAGTTTCCTTCTCTGATTTAAAACAAACGATTCATTATTTAATAACTTCTCTTTTTGGAAAAGAAAAAATCAGATTTCGTCCTTCTTATTTTCCATTTACAGAACCTAGTGCTGAAGTAGATATATATTGTAATAGAGAATGGTTAGAAATTATGGGCTGTGGAATGATAGACCCCGAAGTTTTGAAAAATGTAGATATTGATCCAGAAATTTATTCTGGATTTGCTTTTGGAGTGGGAATAGAACGTTTAGCTTTAATGATTTATCAGATGAAAGATATTAGAATTTATTTTGATAATGATATTCGTTTTTTAAGACAATTTAAAAATGAATTTTAGATTGAGATTTTCTTTGTCGAAAAACTTCATATAAAATCACTCCACAAGCTACAGACACATTTAAAGATGAAATTCCTTTTATTGCTGGTATTTTTGCTTTTTCGCAGGAAATTTCTAAATATTTGGGAGAAATTCCTTTTTCCTCATTTCCTAATATTAAAGCTGTTGGCCCTGAAAAATCAATATTGTACCAATATATATTGGATTTTTCCGTAGCAGAAACAATTTTTAATCCAGAGTTCATTAAAAACTCTATAGTATTTTTTATATTTTTTTCTTGACATATTGGAACTTTAAACAAGGCCCCTGAAGAAGTTTTTATTGAATCAGATCCAATCATTGCTGTGTATTTCTTTGGAATAATAATAGCGTCTGCTCCTACGCATGCAGAAGTACGTATTATAGATCCAAAATTTCTTACATCTGTAATCCGATCTAAAATAACCAAAAGTGGATTTTTTCCTTTTTCATAAAACACAGGAAGCAAATCTTTGATTTGATAAGTTTCTATAGGAGAAAGAATAGCAAAAACTCCTTGATGATTTTTATTTTTTAATTGATAAAATTTTTGTTTTGGAACGGTTTGAATTGGTATATTTTCTTTTTTGGAAAGACTTATTAATTCTTTGTAAGCATTTGATATTTTTCGAAATCCTCTTTGAAAAAAAAGCTTACTAATAGTTTTTTTAGATCGAATAGCTTCTATCAATGGACGTATTCCATAAACAATTTCTAATTTACTCATAGTCAAGGATTATAATTTAATTTTTTTTATCAAAAATTCTAAAAATAGATTTACTTAATAAATTTTTGATAAAAAATCGTGAAATATTTCTACAGAAAAAAAAGATAAAAAGAAAAAGAAAAAAATATAAAATAGTTAAAAATCCAAATCCGATAACATAATTGCCGAAATAGAAGGAAAGAAAAAAACATAAAGAAAGACTTCCTAAAAAAAAAATAATAATACAAAATATCAACAAAAAAAAATTAAAAAAAATCTCTGTCATGATGGAAATCAATACTTGAATAACTTCATTTTTTAAAATACACCATTTTTTATGTAGAAAATTTCTAATAAAAATGAACATAAAAAAATAAAAAACTTATTAAGTCCCCAATTCATCTTCTACTTGATCTATTTTTCTTTATCCATTTTATTTTTTTCCACCTTGCTTCAACATCGGATTTGATCCGATATACTTTTTGACCAATTTTTTTACTAATTTTCTGCAGATTTTCTCTTAATTCTTCTGTTTTCTTTCCTAGTATATTTTTTATTTTTTCTTCTTTTCTTGGAGATAACAGAATTCCCATTATTAAACCTGCCATGGTTCCTAGAATAACTCCCCAAAAAAAACTTCCTCCTCTTTTCATAAAGAATAACAATTTTATATTTTTACGGATAAATTTACGCACAAAATTGTATTTGTGTATTTATGAAATATTTTTCACATGTTAATTAAAAAAAATTTTTCTCTCAAAAAATTTAATACATTTGGAATAAATGTTTATGCTCGTTATTTTGTAGAAGTGAAAAGTATAGAAGAAATTCAAAAAATTTTTGATATATATCCATCCATTCCAAAACTTTTTTTGGGAAATGGAAGTAATATTCTTTTTTTAAAAAATTATTATCCAGGATTAGTCATGAAAATGGGGGTTCAAGGAAAAAAAGTGATTCAGGAAAATGATTCTAAAGTGATTGTTCAAGCTTTTGCTGGAGAAAATTGGAATGAATTTGTAAAATGGACCATAAAAAAAGGATTTAGCGGTTTAGAAAATTTATCATTTATTCCTGGTACAGTTGGAGCTGCTCCCATTCAAAATATTGGAGCATATGGAACAGAAATCAAAGATTCTTTATTCAAAGTTCAAACGTATAAAACTGATAATCAAAAAATAATAGAATTTACACGTGAAGAATGTCAACTCAAATATCGTTCTTCATTTTTCAAAAATCCTCATTACAGAAATAAATTTCTAATTTTATCTGTTTTTTTCTTTAAGAAAAAATATAAAAAATTGAATACATCCTATGTGGAAATTCAAAAAGAATTAGAAAATATGAATATTAAAGAACCTACTATTAACGATTTAAGTAAAGCAATTTTTAATATTAGACATCGTAAACTTCCAAATCCCAAAAAAATTGGAAATGCTGGTAGTTTTTTTTTGAATCCTATAGTGGGTATTTTGGATTTTCAAAAACTAAAATCTAAATATCCCGCTATTATTGGTTATGATATTTCTAATGATAAAGTCAAATTATCTGCTAGCTCATTAATTGAAAGCACAGGATGGAAAGGAAAAAAAATTGGAAATGTAGGAGTATATGAGAGACAACCTATAATTTTAGTCAACTATGGAAAAGCTAGTGGAATGGATATATATTCTTTTTCAGAAAAAATAACAAAAGACATCAAAAAAAAATTGAACATTCTTTTATCAAGAGAAGTAAATATCATACGATAAGTCAAAAATGAATCAAAAAAAATCCATAAAACAATTTGATCTTAATTCTTCCCTTTTTAAAGGGGGGTTGGGGAGTTCCGTCCCGTGTAATTTGATAAAAATTTGAATTTATGTCAATGACTATGACTTTAGAAAAATCAAAACAATACATACAAAACAAAATCAAAGAAAAACCTGATTTTGGAATTTTATTATTAGGAAGTCAGTTTGATAAACTAATAGAGGAGATTCAAAATCCTATATGCATTTCTTATGAAGAAATTCCCCTTTTTTCGAAAAAAAAATTATATGGAAAATTTTTATTTGGTCAAATAGAAGGGAAAAATGTGGTTTTTTTAATAGAACCTTTTTCTGAAGAAAATAGGACAAACTATTTTACTATTGTTTTGTGTAAACATATAGGAATCGATAAATTAATATTGATTAATATTTCTGGAGGAGTGAACCCCAATTATAAAATGGGAGATGTAATGTTGGTTAAAGATCATATCAATTTTTTTCCAGAAAGCCCTAATATAAATGATTTGATAAAAAATCGATTTTTTGAAATCACAGAACCATATGATCAAAAAATGTTAGAAATTGCAGAAAATATAGCCATGAATCATAATATAATTATCCAAAAAGGAGTTTATGTAGCTTTTCCCTATTCTAATTATAAAACCTATGCAGAATATGCTATGATAAGATCTATGGGGGGAGATAGTGTTGGAATGAATATAGTAACAGATGTCATTACTGCTAGATGTATGAATCTACGAGTATTTGCCATATCCATTATTGTGATGGGGATGGGTTTATCTGAACCTAAGATTCAAAAGAATGCAGATTCTAGAAATACATTTTTTCAAGAAACGGAAAAATCTATATCTCTTCTAATATTAATAGTCAAAGAATTTATAAAACTTTGTTTCTAATTAGATTCGAATAGAGAAGAGAGTTCTATAATTGATTTATAATATTTCTTGTAATTTTTAGAAAAATATTTTTAATTTTATCGTTTTTTAAAACCCCAGGAATTCCCAAATCTGAATATTTTCGTATTTCCTGTAACATAGGAATTTCTCCAAGGAAAAAAAGATTCATTTTTTTGGAAAAATTTTTGACTCCATTTTTTCCAAAAAAATAACATTTTTCTTTACTTTCTTTTGTAAGAACATAAGACATATTTTCTATAATTCCAAGAATTGGAACAGAAATAGATTGAATACGAAACATTCCTACTGACCTGTTTACATCCGATAACGCTATTTTTTGAGATGTACTAACTATAACAATTCCTTTTAATGAAATCTCTTGCAAAAGAGATAAATGTATATCCCCTGTTCCTGGTGGTAAATCTACAATTAAAAAATCTAACTTTCCCCAATCCGTTTCATGAATAAATTGTCTCAAAACTTTAGTGACCATAGGCCCTCTCCAAACAATAGCTTGTCCATATTTGGAAAAAAAACCTATAGATAGAATTTTTACTCCATAACTCATAATAGGATTCATCATACCATTTTTATGTATTTTTGTATGGATATCTACTTCTTCTAGATTAAACATTAATGGAATAGAAGGTCCATATATATCCGCATCCAATAATCCAACATGAAAACCCATTTTTACTAAAGATACAGCTATATTAGTTGCTATTGTAGATTTTCCAACTCCTCCCTTTCCAGAAGCTACAGCTATTATGTTTTTTATTACAGGTTTGATTTTAGGATCTGATTTCATTTCTATTTTTATACATATTGGATCTGATATATTTTGATTTTTTATAGAATGGGTTATATCTTTTATTAGTTTATTTTTGAAATGCATAGCGGGATTAGATAAACTCAAATAGATTACTATTTTATGACTCAATAAATCTATCTTTTTTACAAAACCAGATTCAATAATATTTTTCTGATTATCAATAATAAAAACATTTTCTAATGCTTTTTCAATTTTTTTTTTCATACATTTTTTTGATAGGATTCACAATAGTACAAAAAAAAATGGCTAGATTTAAAAAAAAATACTAAAAATCGTATGGATTTTTATCCCTATAAATTTTATAACCTTCATACAAAGATTATAGTTTTTAGATGGGTTAGATGGGAACATTTTTTAGAAAACATGTTTCTAGAAAAGCGAATTCTTTCCGATAAAGAAAAAATGTTTTTTTTATCTTTATCGGAAAAACGAAAAAGAGAATTTTTAGGAATTCGTTATGCTCTGAGATATATAGGCATGAAAATGAATATTTTTTATAATGAAAAAAGAAAACCTTTTCTTTTTTCTGAAGGAAAATATATTTCCTTAAGTCATTCTTTTGAAAAAATTGCCATAGCTATAAGTTCTTACCATATAGGAATAGATATAGAAAAATTACGACATAAAATAGTTAAAATAAAGAAAAAATTTCTTAGAGAAGATGAATCTATTTTTATTAATCCAAATTATGAAGAGGATTATCTGCATATCATATGGGGAATTAAAGAAAGTTTGTACAAATTAGAAGGTGGTATTTTTTATAGTTTTTTAGATCATTATAAAGTTTCTCCTTTTTGCCTTAAAAAAGATTCTTGCATATCATGCTGGATTATAAAAAAAACCTATAGTAAGAAATATTCTGCTTTTTATCGAAAAATAGAAGAACATTACTTAGTTTATATTATAGATAAATGAATCTAATGAATGATTGGATTGATATCCTTTTATCCCCCTATTCTAATAGCAATATTTCTCATATAATTTTAGAATTTACAGCTGTAGTATTTACAGTATTTAGTGTTTTTTTTGCTCAAAATAATAATATATGGGTATATCCAATAGGAATAGTAAGTACTATAATATATAGTTATTTAACTTTTGTTACTTCTCTTTACGGTGATTTTATTATTAATTTGTATTACACGGTGATGAGTTTTTATGGATGGTATGTCTGGCTACATAAAAAAGATAAAAAAAACAAAGAAATTCCTATCACTTTTTGCAATCAAAAAGATTATTTAAACACGGCTATTTTGTTTTTATTTACCTGTATTTGCAGTATAATGGTTTATCATTTTCATGGAAAACTTAAATCCCATTCTGATTGGATGGATGTATTGACAACAGGGATTTATTTTTCTGGTATGTATCAAATGGCTATGAAAAAAGTAGAAAACTGGATATTTTGGATGATTGGAAACGGAATTTCCGTTCCTCTTTATTTTTTGAAAGGTTTTGTATTGACAGGAATTTTATTTATCATTCTTGTTTTATTGGCTATAGGAGGGTTTTTTATTTGGAAAAAAAAAGCACTTCAAATTTTATAATGATTTTAATTGATCTACAACATCATTGATATGATCGTATTCTTTTTCTGTTCTTTCTTTAAGATTTTTTACTCTTATTTTATTTCTTTGAATTTCATTTTTTCCTATACTAATAGTAAATGGAATATTATTCTCATTAGCATATCTAAATTGTTTCCCGATTTGAACAGCATGAGGATATAACTGAGTGGAAATTCCTTTTTTTCTCAAAAATTTTATCATTTTATACGCATACAAAACCTCTTCATCTCCAAAATTAATAAACAAAACTTTTGAAGGATAATTAGAAATAGTTTGTAACAAATTTTCTTTTTCCATAGCTAAATAAATTCTATCTAAACCTAAAGAAATTCCTACTCCAGAAATATTTTTCATTCCAAATAAATTAGCTAATTGATCATACCTTCCTCCTCCACCAATAGAAATCGAATTTGAAGAACTATTATTATGAAATGGTACAATTTCTAATATTGTACCTGTATAATAATTCATTCCTCTGGCTAAAGAAATATTCCATTCCAATTTTGTGTTTTGTAAAGAAATACTTTTTATATTTTGATAAATAAAACTAAGATCTTTGATTCCCTTTTTTCCTTTTTTAGAATATTGAAAAGCTACAGTTAAATATTTTTCTTTTTTATAAAAATTTTCTTTCATATCGAAAAAAAATGCTATTTTCTCAAATGATTGAGACGAAATCCCTTTCCCCAGCATTTCTTTTTTAACTAAATCTCGTCCAATTTTATCCCATTTATCTAAAGATGTAGTAAAATCTTTCCATAAATTATTTTTTATACCAGAAATTTCAACTAATCCTCCTAATATATCTCTATGATTAATATAGATGATGATAGGAAAATTCAGTTTGGTAAAAATTTCGTCACAAAGTTGAATTAATTCTATTTCTTTCCATAAAGACCAAGAATATGAAATAATATCTGCATCACATTGATAAAATTCTCTAAATCTACCTTTTTGAGGTTTATCAGCACGCCATACAGGTTGAATTTGATATCTTTTAAAAGGAAAAACTATTTCATTTTTATGCATTCCCACATAACGAACAAAAGGAACCGTTAAATCATATCTAAGAGCTTTATTAGATATATGTTCAGTTAAAAATTTTGTAACATCAACTGTTTTTTCCTTATTATTAATTCTTCTAAAAACATCTGAAATTCTTTTTTTTAAAACATGACCTGAATGAAGTAATTTAAACATCAAATAATCTCCTTCTTTTCCATATTTTCCAATCAGAGTAGAAATCTTTTCAAAAGAAGGGGTTTCAATCGGAAAAAAACCAAAAAGCTCAAATTTTTCTCTAATAGTTTGAATTAAATAATTTCGTTTCCTCATCTCTATTGATGAGAAATCCCTGGTCCCTTTGGGAATATTAGGTGACTCCATAATCAATAATCAATATTAAAAGTCATTGAATTTTTTCATTTTGATTATTTTCTTTTCTACGAGTATGAGTATGTTTTTTTAATATTTTTTCATTGTATGAAATAGGAAGATCAAAATTATCTTCTAACATCATATATTTTTTATGTTGTTTTGTTTCTACAAAATTTGAATTAATAGCTTGATCAAAAATGCTTTTTTTTTGATTGGATGAAAAATTTTCTTTCTTATAAGAAAGTTTTTCTGAATGATTGGAATAGGTTTTTGAGGCTTTTGTAGAACAAGGATCTATTCGTTTAGAATAAGAATGAACTTCTTCTATTTTTGTTAATTTTTGTTCATAAGGCTCTTCTAATCTATGAAAAATTTTTTTTTCTTCGTGATCAATGACTCTCTGAATTTCAGTAGGAAATCCTGTAGCTACTATAGTTACCGAAATACTTTCTTCCAAACTTTCGTCCTCTCCTATTCCCATAATAATGTTAGCATTGTTTCCTGCTTCGGCTTGTATATAATCACTGATAATTCCAATTTCATCTATAGTAATTTCTATTCTTCCTGAAACAATAAGCAGAAGAACATTTTTAGCTCCCGTAATTTTATTATCATTCAATAATGGAGAATCCAAAGCTTGTACTACAGCTTCTTTGGCTCTGTTTTCCCCAACAGAAATAGCAGAACCCATAACAGCTGTTCCACTTTCTTTCAGAACAGTTCTAGTATCTCTTAAATCTATATTTTGTTTATAATGATGAGTGATTACTTCTGCAATTCCTTTAGCTGCAGTAGTTAAAACTTCATCTGCTTTTGCAAATCCCGCTTTGAATCCTAGATTTCCATATAATTCTCTCAATTTATCATTATTAATTACAATGAGAGAATCCACATTTTTTCTTAATGCTTCTATTCCTTTTTGAGCTTGTTGTAATCTCATTTTTCCTTCAAAATGAAATGGAATTGTAACAATTCCTACAGTGAGGATTCCCTTTTCTTTAGAAATTCCTGCAATAATTGGAGCAGCGCCTGTTCCTGTTCCACCACCCATTCCTGCTGTAATAAATGTCATCTTAGTATTAGAATCTAGAACACTTTTTATTTCTTCCAGACTTTCTAAAGCAGCCTTTTCTCCTACTTCTGGATCTGCTCCAGCGCCTAGACCTTCTGTAATAGAAGCTCCTAATTGAATTTTTACAGGAACTGGGTTATTATTTAAGGCTTGCGCATCCGTATTACATGCTATAAAATCTACACCAGTAATTCCTTGTTCAAACATGTGACTTAAAGCATTACTTCCTCCACCTCCTACTCCAATTACTTTGATTGCAGCTGAACGATTTTTAGAAAATCCAAATTGAACGTTCTCTTTTTTTTGTTGTATAAAATCTTCTTTTTGCATTTCATTGTTTATTATTCTGTGTCATTCAATATTTGACGAAATTTATCTGCCCAAGTTTCAAGAAAAGATTTTGATTTTTTTTTATTTTTTTTCTTTGAATGATCCGAATTTTCTTCAGAATTTAATTTCTGGTTTTTATTATAAAATTTCGTAGAAATAAACTCGTAAGTATGATTTTCATCATGTATATGCCCCTTTCCCATATCTGTTGTACAAAGATATTTTTTTTTATCATCAAGTCCTTTAATGACTAACCCTATAGATGTAGCATATTCTGGATTACTTATAAGACCGTTTTCTCCTCCTGCAATATGTTCATTAGAATAACCTATACGTACATCCATTCCAGTAATATATTCTGTTAAAGGACGAATATGTTTTAATTGAGAACCTCCTCCTGTCATCACTAATCCTGCAATCAGTCTTTTTTTTTGTTCTTCATTTCCATAATTTTTGATTTCCACATTCACTTGTTCCAAAATTTCACATACTCGTTTATGGATAATTTGGGAAAGATATTTTAAAGAAATTTCTTTAGGATCACGCCCTCTTAATCCAGGAATACAAACAATTTCTGTATCTTTATTTTCTCCAGGCCATGCAGATCCAAATTTTATTTTTAATAATTCTGCTTGCCGTTCAATAATCAAACAATCTGTTTTAATATTTTCAGTGAGAACGTTTCCACCGAAAGGAATGACAGCCGTGTGACGAATAATGTTATCTTTAAATATAGCAATATCAGTGGTTCCTCCTCCTATATCCACTAAAGCAACACCTGCTTCTCTTTCTTCGGTACTTAATACAGCCTCTGCAGAGGCTAAAGGTTCTAAAGTCATTCCAGCTAAATTCAATCCGGCTGCTTTGACACATCTTCCAATATTACGAATAGAAGAGATTTGTCCTACCACTACATGAAAATTTGCTTCTAAACGACTTCCATACATCCCAATGGGTTCTCCGATTTCTGCTTGACTATCCACTTTATATTCTTGTGGAAGGACATGAATGATTTCTTCTCCTGGAAGCATCACCAATTTATGAACTTGATCTATTAATTTTTGTATATCTTTTTGATTGATTACATTTTCAAAATCTAATCTAGTAATATAATCATTATGTTGTAGACTTCTAATATGTTGTCCTGCTATTCCAACAATAACTTCTTTTATTTTTAAACCAGAACTATGTTCTGCTTCAGATACGGCTTC is a window encoding:
- a CDS encoding LuxE family acyl-protein synthetase/acyl-CoA reductase, which encodes MSFKKKIFSILSKKEFENLALDIFHYQIANNKIYRNYLQLLKIDPMKIKNISKIPFLPISFFKTHCIWSSKTSIPDIIFTSSGTTGIKSKHYVADLSVYMNSIRKGFEFFYGPIEKFKFLGFFPLDRKDSSLIYMVKYFIQKTIQNGSHFIYDYNKNLIIPDQKNIFIFGLSFSLLDFIEYVGKNGNQENVIVMETGGMKGKRKEIIREELHNLLKKFFCVKEIHSEYGMTELLSQAYAKKNGVFRCPPWMKIYIRDPEDPMIHIDNNKIGGIDIIDLSNYLSCPFISTEDLGKKINDYEFEVLGRMDFSDLRGCNIMTI
- a CDS encoding CvpA family protein; its protein translation is MLVLDIIIIILVLYGGYHGYQKGLISQFFGFMIFLILIYKGNFVFDLIQKINVVSKESYLFLVSSLIVFFISIIFLAFWSKKLIEFIMMIAWMKPVDRFFGGILGMTKYFFCISICLFFLKEANQKINIIPYSFFKNSFEKEFQFFFSRKGYLFNKLKELYFFLKF
- the pheS gene encoding phenylalanine--tRNA ligase subunit alpha — protein: MDQKIDQIKKEIKCFHIKTYNDLETFRIKFLGKKRGILTILFKELKKISIHKRKIYGKIINELKKEVQKKIFYYKSKNDNEKILKYDPTLPGKSIEIGSIHPLSMIKNRIIDIFLKIGFSYVDGPEIEDDWHNFTALNIPIFHPSRDMQDTFFLCQSPDILLRTHTSSIQIRYMKKHRPPFRVLSIGKVYRNETISSRSNFMFHQAEGFYIDKKVSFSDLKQTIHYLITSLFGKEKIRFRPSYFPFTEPSAEVDIYCNREWLEIMGCGMIDPEVLKNVDIDPEIYSGFAFGVGIERLALMIYQMKDIRIYFDNDIRFLRQFKNEF
- the rlmB gene encoding 23S rRNA (guanosine(2251)-2'-O)-methyltransferase RlmB yields the protein MSKLEIVYGIRPLIEAIRSKKTISKLFFQRGFRKISNAYKELISLSKKENIPIQTVPKQKFYQLKNKNHQGVFAILSPIETYQIKDLLPVFYEKGKNPLLVILDRITDVRNFGSIIRTSACVGADAIIIPKKYTAMIGSDSIKTSSGALFKVPICQEKNIKNTIEFLMNSGLKIVSATEKSNIYWYNIDFSGPTALILGNEEKGISPKYLEISCEKAKIPAIKGISSLNVSVACGVILYEVFRQRKSQSKIHF
- a CDS encoding YtxH domain-containing protein, whose protein sequence is MKRGGSFFWGVILGTMAGLIMGILLSPRKEEKIKNILGKKTEELRENLQKISKKIGQKVYRIKSDVEARWKKIKWIKKNRSSRR
- the murB gene encoding UDP-N-acetylmuramate dehydrogenase is translated as MLIKKNFSLKKFNTFGINVYARYFVEVKSIEEIQKIFDIYPSIPKLFLGNGSNILFLKNYYPGLVMKMGVQGKKVIQENDSKVIVQAFAGENWNEFVKWTIKKGFSGLENLSFIPGTVGAAPIQNIGAYGTEIKDSLFKVQTYKTDNQKIIEFTREECQLKYRSSFFKNPHYRNKFLILSVFFFKKKYKKLNTSYVEIQKELENMNIKEPTINDLSKAIFNIRHRKLPNPKKIGNAGSFFLNPIVGILDFQKLKSKYPAIIGYDISNDKVKLSASSLIESTGWKGKKIGNVGVYERQPIILVNYGKASGMDIYSFSEKITKDIKKKLNILLSREVNIIR
- a CDS encoding purine-nucleoside phosphorylase produces the protein MTMTLEKSKQYIQNKIKEKPDFGILLLGSQFDKLIEEIQNPICISYEEIPLFSKKKLYGKFLFGQIEGKNVVFLIEPFSEENRTNYFTIVLCKHIGIDKLILINISGGVNPNYKMGDVMLVKDHINFFPESPNINDLIKNRFFEITEPYDQKMLEIAENIAMNHNIIIQKGVYVAFPYSNYKTYAEYAMIRSMGGDSVGMNIVTDVITARCMNLRVFAISIIVMGMGLSEPKIQKNADSRNTFFQETEKSISLLILIVKEFIKLCF
- a CDS encoding Mrp/NBP35 family ATP-binding protein gives rise to the protein MKKKIEKALENVFIIDNQKNIIESGFVKKIDLLSHKIVIYLSLSNPAMHFKNKLIKDITHSIKNQNISDPICIKIEMKSDPKIKPVIKNIIAVASGKGGVGKSTIATNIAVSLVKMGFHVGLLDADIYGPSIPLMFNLEEVDIHTKIHKNGMMNPIMSYGVKILSIGFFSKYGQAIVWRGPMVTKVLRQFIHETDWGKLDFLIVDLPPGTGDIHLSLLQEISLKGIVIVSTSQKIALSDVNRSVGMFRIQSISVPILGIIENMSYVLTKESKEKCYFFGKNGVKNFSKKMNLFFLGEIPMLQEIRKYSDLGIPGVLKNDKIKNIFLKITRNIINQL
- a CDS encoding 4'-phosphopantetheinyl transferase superfamily protein is translated as MDFYPYKFYNLHTKIIVFRWVRWEHFLENMFLEKRILSDKEKMFFLSLSEKRKREFLGIRYALRYIGMKMNIFYNEKRKPFLFSEGKYISLSHSFEKIAIAISSYHIGIDIEKLRHKIVKIKKKFLREDESIFINPNYEEDYLHIIWGIKESLYKLEGGIFYSFLDHYKVSPFCLKKDSCISCWIIKKTYSKKYSAFYRKIEEHYLVYIIDK
- the pnuC gene encoding nicotinamide riboside transporter PnuC; its protein translation is MNLMNDWIDILLSPYSNSNISHIILEFTAVVFTVFSVFFAQNNNIWVYPIGIVSTIIYSYLTFVTSLYGDFIINLYYTVMSFYGWYVWLHKKDKKNKEIPITFCNQKDYLNTAILFLFTCICSIMVYHFHGKLKSHSDWMDVLTTGIYFSGMYQMAMKKVENWIFWMIGNGISVPLYFLKGFVLTGILFIILVLLAIGGFFIWKKKALQIL